A part of Kitasatospora acidiphila genomic DNA contains:
- a CDS encoding ATP-binding protein, with translation MVRRGQGRKLSARILVSQLIILAITSAIGFVLLAYAQRGELDREYERRALAIAQVTAQDPAIRAAMANGDAAGTVQAAADRIKDSAKASYVVVIDLDGIRHSHPHPELIGRKVSEPLAVLDGQPTIGLDNGDTGRSANAKAPLLGPTGAVIGEVSVGIPEKDVLGQLRHELSTFALFAATALAVGAIASYVLARRLKRSTFGLELEEIAGLLQDREAMLHGIKEGVLAFDPAGRVTVVNGEARRLLGLGTALGSRLDQLLPDGRLRRALDGTLTGTDLTVLTDSHCLAVNRMPVILHGRELGAVVTVRDRTELVGLLRELDSVRGLTDALRAQQHEFANRLHTLAGLLELGEHEAALEYATELGRAGEPMAEEVRDRIANPLLVGLIVAKATVAAERGVRIVLDQASRLGEQPGHLRRLLTVVGNLLDNAVEAAQGQGGGEVRLSLLESEREILLRVADTGPGIPPGAAEKIFEDGWSTSPDRGTARRGLGLAMVHRLVQRHGGSITVSEGPGAVFTVRFPLPDLDPAPLGAVFTVAPVLPRTGDLPEPRDLSEPRDLSEPRDSSASRELEAVR, from the coding sequence ATGGTCCGACGCGGGCAGGGCCGGAAGCTGTCGGCCCGGATCCTGGTCAGCCAGCTGATCATCCTCGCCATCACCAGCGCCATCGGCTTCGTGCTGCTCGCCTACGCCCAGCGCGGCGAGCTCGACCGCGAGTACGAGCGGCGGGCACTGGCCATCGCCCAGGTCACCGCGCAGGATCCGGCGATCCGCGCGGCCATGGCGAACGGCGACGCCGCCGGCACGGTGCAGGCCGCCGCCGACCGGATCAAGGACTCCGCCAAGGCCAGCTACGTGGTGGTGATCGACCTCGACGGGATCCGGCACTCCCACCCGCACCCGGAGCTGATCGGCCGGAAGGTCTCCGAGCCCCTCGCGGTGCTGGACGGACAGCCCACCATCGGCCTGGACAACGGAGACACCGGCCGCTCCGCCAACGCCAAGGCCCCGCTGCTCGGCCCGACCGGAGCGGTGATCGGCGAGGTCTCGGTCGGCATCCCGGAGAAGGACGTGCTCGGCCAGCTGCGCCATGAGCTGTCCACCTTCGCGCTGTTCGCCGCGACCGCCCTCGCGGTCGGCGCCATCGCCTCCTACGTGCTGGCCCGCCGACTCAAGCGCTCCACCTTCGGCCTGGAACTGGAGGAGATCGCCGGCCTGCTGCAGGACCGCGAGGCGATGCTGCACGGCATCAAGGAGGGCGTGCTCGCCTTCGACCCGGCCGGCAGGGTCACCGTGGTCAACGGCGAGGCCCGCCGGCTGCTCGGCCTTGGCACCGCGCTCGGCTCCCGGCTGGACCAGTTGCTCCCGGACGGCCGGCTGCGCCGGGCCCTGGACGGCACGCTGACCGGCACCGACCTGACGGTGCTGACCGACAGCCACTGCCTGGCCGTCAACCGGATGCCGGTGATCCTGCACGGCCGTGAACTGGGCGCGGTGGTGACCGTCCGGGACCGCACCGAACTCGTCGGCCTGCTCCGCGAGTTGGACTCGGTGCGCGGGCTGACCGACGCACTCCGGGCGCAGCAGCACGAGTTCGCCAACCGCCTGCACACCCTGGCCGGCCTGCTGGAGCTCGGCGAGCACGAGGCCGCACTGGAGTACGCGACGGAGCTGGGCCGGGCCGGTGAGCCGATGGCCGAGGAGGTCCGCGACCGGATCGCCAACCCGCTGCTGGTGGGACTGATCGTGGCCAAGGCCACGGTCGCCGCCGAGCGCGGGGTGCGGATCGTGCTGGACCAGGCCTCCCGGCTCGGCGAGCAGCCCGGCCATCTGCGCCGGCTGCTCACCGTGGTCGGCAACCTGCTGGACAACGCCGTGGAGGCGGCGCAGGGGCAGGGCGGCGGAGAGGTCCGGCTGAGCCTGCTGGAGAGCGAGCGGGAGATCCTGCTGCGGGTCGCCGACACCGGCCCGGGCATCCCGCCGGGCGCCGCCGAGAAGATCTTCGAGGACGGTTGGTCGACCAGCCCGGATCGCGGCACCGCCCGGCGCGGCCTGGGGCTGGCCATGGTGCACCGGCTGGTGCAGCGGCACGGCGGCTCGATCACCGTGAGCGAGGGGCCGGGGGCCGTCTTCACCGTGCGGTTCCCGCTGCCCGACCTCGACCCGGCGCCGCTGGGCGCGGTCTTCACGGTGGCGCCGGTGCTGCCGCGGACCGGCGACCTGCCGGAACCCCGCGACCTGTCCGAGCCCCGCGACCTGTCCGAACCCCGCGACTCGTCCGCATCGCGTGAACTGGAGGCCGTCCGGTGA
- a CDS encoding sucrase ferredoxin, which produces MITCTNLSNELAEPLAATAATAPTWLLIEQSGPWGAKALTESHLDSELGRALDAAAAGSGVRIALIRRPGRHADDRPATGHQVIVAHTVPGRGWVRRAEVASPAELLELDFGALGAGEHGGFGDAHHGGPLALVCTNGRRDRCCALLGRPLAAELAAAGHSEVWEVTHLGGHRFSPTMLVLPYGYAYGRLTDTSAKEVLAATAAGQTLPQYSRGRSCWGRPGQAAEHAVRELTGEHAADALTIRQEPLGGGGWRVLVTHQDGRAWSVEVVQGRSEPPRPESCGKAPGTPARMDVRSLTVL; this is translated from the coding sequence ATGATCACTTGTACGAATCTGTCGAACGAGCTGGCCGAGCCGCTTGCGGCCACCGCGGCCACCGCCCCCACCTGGCTGCTGATCGAGCAGTCCGGCCCGTGGGGGGCCAAGGCGCTGACCGAGAGCCACCTCGATTCCGAGCTGGGCCGGGCGTTGGACGCCGCCGCAGCCGGCAGCGGGGTGCGGATCGCGCTGATCCGCCGCCCGGGGCGGCACGCCGACGATCGGCCGGCGACCGGCCACCAGGTGATCGTGGCGCACACGGTGCCCGGCCGGGGCTGGGTCCGGCGGGCCGAGGTGGCGTCGCCGGCGGAGCTGCTGGAGCTGGACTTCGGCGCGCTCGGGGCCGGTGAGCACGGCGGGTTCGGCGACGCGCACCACGGCGGCCCGCTGGCCCTGGTGTGCACCAACGGCCGGCGGGACCGCTGCTGCGCGCTGCTCGGCCGGCCGCTGGCCGCCGAGCTGGCCGCCGCCGGGCACTCCGAGGTGTGGGAAGTCACCCATCTGGGCGGACACCGCTTCTCCCCCACCATGCTGGTGCTCCCCTACGGCTACGCCTACGGCCGGCTGACCGACACCAGCGCCAAGGAGGTGCTGGCCGCCACCGCCGCCGGGCAGACCCTGCCGCAGTACTCCCGTGGGCGCTCCTGCTGGGGCCGGCCGGGCCAGGCCGCCGAGCACGCGGTGCGCGAGCTGACCGGCGAGCACGCGGCCGATGCTCTGACGATCCGTCAGGAACCACTGGGCGGCGGGGGTTGGCGGGTCCTCGTGACGCATCAGGACGGCCGGGCCTGGTCGGTCGAGGTGGTCCAGGGGCGCAGCGAACCGCCCCGTCCGGAGAGCTGCGGCAAGGCCCCGGGCACCCCGGCGCGGATGGACGTGCGGTCGCTGACCGTCCTCTGA
- a CDS encoding C40 family peptidase produces the protein MKPKQECPAIPVDPAVQDAAHAGRGGRLCRRLGLTAALVAGAGSIVLGADLAQAVPAAVASAARPGLVSADDSSSTDVTATADDTTTDDMTADDDSDSVQVADDRSDDEQAGDDQGSDVQAADDQNADDQGSDTQGSDDQNADDQGSDTQGSDDQTSNVQNSDLQSADDGSATDSTASGDDNGGGGGEIHQGWDGSVYWFHNAAGEWRYTSHRDIYLNRTGSTPEHRRSMSPSKGSAGAHSATANASHGSVEAAVKFALAQIGKPFVLGATGPNAYDCSGLIQRSFRQAGISLPRVANDQYAATTPISASQLRRGDLLFWSSNGNARGIHHGAIYLGDGTYVEAPRAGANVRIHKLIRAYWPSQMGRP, from the coding sequence ATGAAGCCGAAACAGGAGTGCCCCGCGATCCCCGTCGACCCGGCGGTCCAGGACGCCGCACATGCCGGCCGTGGCGGTCGGCTGTGCCGTCGATTAGGCCTGACCGCCGCGCTGGTGGCCGGCGCCGGCTCGATCGTGCTGGGTGCCGACCTGGCGCAGGCCGTGCCCGCCGCCGTCGCCTCGGCCGCCCGGCCAGGCCTGGTCAGCGCCGACGACTCGTCGTCGACCGACGTCACGGCGACAGCGGACGACACGACGACGGACGACATGACGGCGGACGACGACTCGGATTCCGTTCAGGTTGCCGACGACCGGAGTGACGACGAGCAGGCCGGCGACGACCAGGGCAGCGACGTCCAGGCCGCTGACGACCAGAACGCCGATGACCAGGGCAGCGACACGCAGGGCAGCGACGACCAGAACGCCGATGACCAGGGCAGCGACACGCAGGGCAGCGACGACCAGACCAGCAACGTCCAGAACAGCGACCTGCAGAGCGCCGACGACGGCAGCGCCACCGACTCCACCGCGAGCGGCGACGACAACGGCGGCGGCGGCGGGGAGATCCACCAGGGCTGGGACGGCTCGGTCTACTGGTTCCACAACGCCGCCGGCGAGTGGCGCTACACCAGCCACCGCGACATCTACCTGAACCGGACCGGTTCGACCCCGGAGCACCGCCGCTCCATGTCGCCGAGCAAGGGCTCCGCCGGTGCGCACTCCGCCACCGCCAACGCCTCCCACGGTTCGGTCGAGGCGGCCGTGAAGTTCGCCCTCGCCCAGATCGGCAAGCCGTTCGTGCTGGGCGCCACCGGCCCCAATGCCTACGACTGCTCCGGTCTGATCCAGCGGTCCTTCCGCCAGGCGGGCATCTCGCTGCCGCGGGTGGCCAACGACCAGTACGCAGCGACCACGCCGATCAGCGCGAGCCAGCTGCGCCGCGGCGACCTGCTCTTCTGGTCGTCCAACGGCAACGCCCGCGGGATCCACCACGGCGCCATCTACCTGGGTGACGGCACCTATGTGGAGGCCCCCAGGGCCGGCGCCAACGTGCGGATCCACAAGCTCATCCGCGCCTACTGGCCGTCCCAGATGGGCCGCCCCTGA
- a CDS encoding response regulator produces MIRTLVVDDDFRVSAIHAAYVARVPGFEVVGQRAGVAAAVDAVAELTPDLLLLDVYLPDGSGLEVLRTLTAAGTGGRPDALVITAARDTASVRAAMQLGATGYLVKPFGFAALAERLDGYRELRERMAALDDEGGEHGQAEVDALFSAVRPATLPAVPAKGHSAPTLSVVLAAVRGEPGDLSASQVAERTGVSRATAQRYLSYLVREGLVRLELRYGSTGRPEHRYRVAARR; encoded by the coding sequence GTGATCAGAACCCTGGTGGTGGACGACGACTTCCGGGTCAGCGCCATCCATGCCGCCTATGTCGCCCGGGTGCCCGGCTTCGAGGTGGTAGGCCAGCGCGCCGGCGTCGCCGCGGCCGTCGACGCGGTCGCCGAGCTTACCCCCGACCTGCTGCTGCTCGACGTCTACCTGCCGGACGGCAGCGGCCTGGAGGTGCTGCGCACGCTGACCGCGGCCGGCACCGGCGGCCGCCCGGACGCCCTGGTGATCACCGCCGCCCGGGACACCGCCTCGGTGCGGGCCGCCATGCAGCTGGGCGCCACCGGCTACCTCGTCAAGCCGTTCGGCTTCGCCGCGCTGGCCGAACGGCTGGACGGCTACCGGGAATTGCGCGAGCGGATGGCGGCGCTGGACGACGAGGGCGGCGAGCACGGCCAGGCCGAGGTGGACGCGCTGTTCAGCGCGGTGCGGCCGGCCACACTGCCGGCCGTGCCCGCCAAGGGCCACTCGGCGCCGACGCTCTCCGTGGTGCTGGCCGCGGTGCGCGGCGAGCCGGGCGACCTGTCGGCCAGCCAGGTGGCCGAGCGCACCGGCGTCTCCCGGGCCACCGCCCAGCGCTACCTCTCGTACCTGGTGCGCGAGGGCCTGGTCCGGCTGGAGCTGCGGTACGGCAGCACGGGCCGGCCGGAGCACCGGTACCGGGTGGCGGCCCGGCGCTGA
- a CDS encoding DNA gyrase/topoisomerase IV subunit A — protein MARRSSPTPPAGDFEERILDVDVVDEMQASYLEYAYSVIYSRALPDARDGLKPVHRRILYQANEMGLRPERAHVKCARVVGEVMGRLHPHGDASIYDSIVRMAQPFSMRVPLIDGHGNFGSLGNDDPPAAMRYTESRLTAASMALVESIHEETVDFAPNYDGAEQEPVVLPAAFPNLLVNGTTGIAVGMATNMPPHNLSEVVAAARHLIKHPNADLDTLMRFVPGPDLPTGGRIVGLSGIRDAYESGRGTFKIRATTSIESVTARRKGIVVTELPFTVGPEKVIGKIKDLVNAKKLQGIADVKDLTDREHGLRLVIEVKNGFVPEALLEQLYKLTPLEETFGINNVALVDGQPLTMGLKELLEVYVDHRFEVVRRRSDFRRRKRQERLHLVEGLLVALLDIDEVIALIRSSDNAQQAKERLMERFSLSEIQTAYILDTPLRRLTRFDRVELEAEQAKLISEIAELTEILDSDTKLRSVVSSELAAVAKQFGTERRTVLLEAGALPSASLAVPLEVADDPCRVLLSSTGLLARTADGEPTTQGETRSKHDVIVSAVAATARGDVGAVTSAGRVLRLPVIDLPALPPQAQLSLAGGAQLSEFLKLGADERLIALTTLDESSPGLALGTVQGVVKRVVPEWPANKDEFEVIALKDGDELVGAVELRTGEEDLVFITTDAQLLRYPASQVRPQGRPAGGMAGIKLAEGARVLSFTAVDPAADAVVISVAGASGTLTGEAQSSWKLTPFDLYPRKGRATGGVRCQRFLRGEDSLAFAWAGAAPARAAAANGAPVALPERDPRRDGSGTPVAKAIAAVAGPA, from the coding sequence ATGGCCCGCCGCAGTTCGCCGACCCCGCCCGCCGGAGACTTCGAGGAGCGGATCCTCGACGTCGACGTCGTGGACGAGATGCAAGCTTCCTACCTGGAGTACGCCTACTCGGTGATCTACTCGCGGGCCCTTCCGGACGCGCGGGACGGCCTCAAGCCGGTGCACCGCCGGATCCTCTACCAGGCCAATGAGATGGGCCTGCGCCCGGAGCGGGCGCACGTCAAGTGCGCCCGCGTGGTCGGCGAGGTGATGGGCCGGCTTCACCCGCACGGGGACGCCTCCATCTACGACTCGATCGTGCGGATGGCGCAGCCGTTCTCGATGCGGGTGCCGCTGATCGACGGTCACGGGAACTTCGGCTCGCTGGGCAACGACGACCCGCCGGCCGCGATGCGGTACACCGAGTCGCGGCTGACCGCGGCGTCGATGGCCCTGGTGGAGTCGATCCACGAGGAGACGGTCGACTTCGCGCCCAACTACGACGGCGCCGAGCAGGAGCCGGTGGTGCTGCCGGCCGCCTTCCCCAACCTGCTGGTGAACGGCACCACCGGCATCGCGGTCGGCATGGCGACCAACATGCCGCCGCACAACCTCTCCGAGGTGGTGGCCGCCGCCCGGCACCTGATCAAGCATCCGAACGCCGACCTGGACACCCTGATGCGGTTCGTCCCCGGTCCCGACCTGCCCACCGGCGGCCGGATCGTGGGCCTGTCCGGGATCCGCGACGCCTATGAGTCCGGCCGCGGCACCTTCAAGATCCGCGCCACCACCTCGATCGAGAGCGTGACGGCGCGCCGCAAGGGCATCGTGGTCACCGAGCTGCCGTTCACGGTCGGCCCGGAGAAGGTGATCGGCAAGATCAAGGACCTGGTCAACGCCAAGAAGCTGCAGGGCATCGCGGACGTCAAGGACCTGACGGACCGCGAGCACGGCCTGCGGCTGGTGATCGAGGTCAAGAACGGCTTCGTGCCGGAGGCCCTGCTGGAGCAGCTGTACAAGCTGACCCCGCTGGAGGAGACCTTCGGCATCAACAACGTGGCGCTGGTCGACGGCCAGCCGCTGACCATGGGCCTCAAGGAGCTGCTCGAGGTCTACGTCGACCACCGCTTCGAGGTGGTCCGGCGGCGCAGCGACTTCCGCCGCCGCAAGCGGCAGGAGCGGCTGCACCTGGTCGAGGGCCTGCTGGTCGCACTGCTGGACATCGACGAGGTCATCGCGCTGATCCGCAGCAGCGACAACGCGCAGCAGGCCAAGGAGCGCCTGATGGAGCGCTTCTCGCTGTCGGAGATCCAGACCGCCTACATCCTGGACACCCCGCTGCGCCGGCTGACCCGGTTCGACCGGGTGGAGCTGGAGGCCGAGCAGGCCAAGCTGATCTCCGAGATCGCCGAGCTGACCGAGATCCTGGACTCGGACACCAAGCTGCGCAGCGTGGTCTCCAGTGAACTGGCCGCGGTGGCCAAGCAGTTCGGCACCGAGCGGCGCACCGTGCTGCTGGAGGCCGGGGCGCTGCCGTCGGCCTCGCTGGCGGTGCCGCTGGAGGTGGCGGACGACCCGTGCCGGGTGCTGCTCTCCTCCACCGGCCTGCTGGCCCGCACCGCGGACGGCGAGCCGACCACCCAGGGCGAGACCAGGTCCAAGCACGATGTGATCGTCTCCGCGGTGGCGGCCACCGCCCGGGGCGACGTCGGCGCGGTGACCTCGGCCGGGCGGGTGCTGCGGCTGCCGGTGATCGACCTGCCGGCGCTGCCGCCGCAGGCCCAGCTGTCGCTGGCCGGCGGAGCGCAGCTCAGCGAGTTCCTCAAGTTGGGTGCGGACGAGCGGCTGATCGCGCTGACCACGCTGGACGAGTCCTCGCCGGGCCTGGCGCTGGGCACGGTGCAGGGTGTGGTCAAGCGGGTGGTGCCGGAGTGGCCCGCCAACAAGGACGAGTTCGAGGTGATCGCGCTCAAGGACGGCGACGAGCTGGTCGGCGCGGTGGAACTGCGCACCGGCGAGGAGGACTTGGTCTTCATCACCACGGACGCCCAACTGCTGCGCTACCCCGCCTCGCAGGTGCGGCCGCAGGGCCGACCGGCCGGTGGGATGGCCGGGATCAAGCTGGCGGAGGGGGCCCGGGTGCTCTCGTTCACCGCGGTGGACCCGGCTGCCGACGCGGTGGTCATCTCGGTGGCCGGCGCCTCCGGGACGCTGACCGGCGAGGCGCAGTCCAGCTGGAAGCTGACCCCCTTCGATCTCTACCCGCGCAAGGGCCGGGCCACCGGCGGGGTGCGCTGCCAGCGCTTCCTGCGCGGCGAGGACTCGTTGGCGTTCGCCTGGGCGGGCGCGGCGCCGGCTCGGGCGGCGGCGGCCAACGGGGCGCCGGTCGCCCTGCCGGAGCGCGATCCGCGCCGGGACGGGTCGGGCACCCCGGTGGCCAAGGCGATCGCCGCCGTCGCCGGACCGGCCTGA
- a CDS encoding M16 family metallopeptidase — translation MANPAPASTGGIAITEHRLANGLRVVLSEDHLTPVAAVCLWYDVGSRHEVKGRTGLAHLFEHLMFQGSANVSNNGHFELVQGAGGSLNGTTSFERTNYFETMPTHQLELALWLEADRMGSLLAALDEASMENQRDVVKNERRQRYDNVPYGTAFEKLTALSYPEDHPYHHTPIGSMADLDAATLEDARAFFSTYYAPNNAVLSVVGDIDPEQAIAWVEKYFGSIPAHDGKQPPRDGSLPEVVGREVRELVEEDVPSRALMSAYRLPHDGTREADAADLALTVLGSGESSRIYNRLVRRDRTAISAGFGLLRLAGAPSLGWLDVKAAGDATIAQIELAVDEELARFAAEGPSAEELERAQAQVEREWLDRLTTVAGRADELCRFAVLFGDPKLVNGAVARVLDVTAEEVRAVAAARLRPDNRAVLVYEPVAASTDDEEEAA, via the coding sequence ATGGCCAACCCGGCCCCCGCCTCCACCGGAGGCATCGCCATCACGGAACACCGCCTGGCCAACGGCCTGCGCGTGGTGCTCTCCGAGGACCACCTGACGCCGGTTGCCGCGGTCTGCCTGTGGTACGACGTGGGCTCCCGCCACGAGGTGAAGGGTCGCACCGGGCTGGCGCACCTCTTCGAGCACCTGATGTTCCAAGGCTCCGCCAACGTCTCCAACAACGGCCACTTCGAGCTGGTTCAGGGCGCCGGCGGGTCGCTCAACGGCACCACCAGCTTCGAGCGCACCAACTACTTCGAGACCATGCCGACCCATCAGCTGGAGCTGGCGCTCTGGCTGGAGGCCGACCGGATGGGCTCGCTGCTGGCCGCGCTTGACGAGGCGTCGATGGAGAACCAGCGAGACGTCGTCAAGAACGAGCGCCGCCAGCGGTACGACAACGTGCCCTACGGCACCGCCTTCGAGAAGCTCACCGCGCTCTCGTACCCCGAGGACCACCCGTACCACCACACCCCGATCGGCTCGATGGCGGATCTGGACGCGGCCACGCTGGAGGACGCCCGCGCCTTCTTCAGCACCTACTACGCGCCGAACAACGCGGTGCTCTCGGTGGTCGGCGACATCGACCCGGAGCAGGCCATCGCCTGGGTGGAGAAGTACTTCGGCAGCATCCCGGCGCACGACGGCAAGCAGCCGCCGCGCGACGGCAGCCTGCCCGAGGTGGTCGGCCGCGAGGTCCGCGAGCTGGTCGAGGAGGATGTGCCCTCCCGCGCCCTGATGAGCGCCTACCGGCTGCCGCACGACGGCACCCGCGAGGCCGACGCCGCCGACCTGGCGCTGACCGTGCTCGGCTCCGGTGAGTCCAGCCGGATCTACAACCGCCTGGTCCGCCGCGACCGCACCGCGATCTCGGCCGGCTTCGGGCTGCTCCGGCTGGCCGGCGCCCCGTCGCTCGGCTGGCTGGACGTCAAGGCCGCCGGCGACGCCACCATCGCCCAGATCGAGCTCGCCGTGGACGAGGAGCTGGCCCGGTTCGCCGCCGAAGGCCCCAGCGCGGAGGAGCTGGAGCGGGCCCAGGCGCAGGTCGAGCGCGAGTGGCTGGACCGGCTCACCACGGTCGCCGGCCGGGCCGACGAACTCTGCCGGTTCGCCGTGCTGTTCGGCGACCCCAAGCTGGTCAACGGCGCCGTCGCCCGGGTGCTCGACGTCACCGCCGAGGAGGTCCGCGCGGTCGCCGCGGCCCGCCTGCGTCCCGACAACCGCGCGGTCCTGGTCTACGAGCCGGTCGCCGCCTCCACCGACGATGAGGAGGAGGCAGCATGA